From the genome of Candidatus Chlamydia corallus, one region includes:
- the plsX gene encoding phosphate acyltransferase PlsX: protein MKVQIGIDLMGGDHSPLVVWKVLVDVLKSQDSDIPFAFTLFASEDIQKKIQKEFKSELPSEKFPKIIAAENFVAMEDSPLVAIRKKSSSMALGLDYLQEDKIDAFVSTGNTGALITLARTKISLFPAVSRPALLVCVPTMRGRAVILDVGANIAVKPEEMVGFARMGIAYRQCLGDSTIPTIGLLNIGSEERKGTEAHRQTFRMLRETFEGAFLGNIESGAVFDGAADIVVTDGFTGNIFLKTAEGVFEFLRRILGDKIEADIKRRLDYTFYPGSVLCGLSKLVIKCHGKACGPSLFHGILGSINLAQARLCKRILSNLI from the coding sequence ATGAAAGTGCAAATTGGCATAGATTTAATGGGAGGGGACCATTCTCCTCTTGTTGTTTGGAAAGTGCTGGTTGATGTACTTAAATCCCAAGATTCTGATATTCCTTTTGCATTCACTCTTTTTGCCTCTGAGGATATTCAAAAGAAAATTCAAAAAGAATTTAAATCGGAACTTCCTTCCGAGAAGTTTCCTAAGATTATTGCTGCCGAAAATTTTGTTGCTATGGAGGACTCCCCTTTAGTAGCTATCCGAAAAAAGTCTTCATCTATGGCTTTAGGATTGGATTATCTTCAAGAGGATAAAATTGATGCTTTTGTATCTACAGGAAATACAGGGGCATTAATTACATTAGCACGTACTAAGATTTCTCTTTTCCCGGCAGTATCTCGACCCGCATTACTTGTTTGTGTTCCTACAATGCGAGGTCGTGCAGTTATTTTAGATGTTGGTGCAAATATTGCTGTAAAGCCCGAAGAGATGGTAGGCTTTGCTCGTATGGGGATTGCCTATCGTCAGTGTCTCGGTGATTCTACGATTCCTACTATCGGATTGCTTAATATTGGTTCAGAAGAACGTAAGGGTACCGAAGCTCATCGTCAAACATTCCGTATGCTTCGAGAAACATTTGAAGGAGCTTTCTTAGGTAATATAGAAAGCGGTGCTGTCTTTGATGGTGCTGCAGATATCGTCGTAACCGATGGGTTTACAGGAAATATCTTTTTAAAGACTGCTGAGGGAGTATTCGAATTCTTGCGACGTATTTTAGGAGATAAAATTGAGGCCGATATTAAACGTCGGTTAGATTATACGTTTTATCCTGGCTCCGTACTCTGCGGTCTTTCTAAACTTGTGATCAAATGTCACGGTAAGGCCTGCGGCCCTTCTTTATTTCATGGTATTTTAGGGTCTATAAATCTTGCTCAAGCACGCTTATGCAAGCGTATTTTGTCTAATCTGATTTAA
- a CDS encoding DUF1548 domain-containing protein, whose protein sequence is MSSPVSSPPPSLGTPNLIPTKPLAYSRSTEHISSENQCRARLTKVAQMIDPTFIFRTSKKILNPCGCSGSLCWVIVNILVFIITLVLYTILLPIKLILVSIRQCIPPPKVKILREPTINETNEVITPLIHALEQLLYVNNELRPFRINEENLDKAPAPNPFLNRLIATTREESLEAMRAIPDLCSQLKKVLKSLGVLTKEWQKMLAYFEGLKYEYDSHPDKQTFPIFMKILIEAFTCKAPFFSNTTRPPNTKEKQQAALFIAISSTTCKPTWGEVISRALSKLYSSTNEGSNQLLTWVQEFKEKELMLLQDGEVKEYAHIGQKKGPEYTSAIESALKNEATEKVQWHIINTMKCFYGKRFGLMVEHLQDTFRSLTLRQTTVETNEGKEESTHLATLFLSRYLDNPGKLVDSVFQALQKANPQTKNIVRDFALDVLAEIIGLPETTAHTEVFSTLLMDQDTYEPNKACVVYLLYVLGIIQP, encoded by the coding sequence ATGTCTAGTCCCGTATCTTCGCCGCCACCTTCATTAGGAACTCCTAATCTGATACCGACAAAACCACTGGCTTATTCCCGAAGCACCGAACACATCTCCTCAGAAAATCAATGTCGAGCACGCCTAACTAAAGTTGCTCAAATGATAGATCCTACTTTCATATTCCGCACCTCTAAGAAGATATTGAACCCTTGTGGGTGTTCTGGTTCACTATGTTGGGTCATTGTCAACATACTAGTGTTTATCATTACGCTAGTACTATATACTATTCTTCTGCCAATTAAGCTCATCCTAGTGAGCATTCGTCAATGCATACCCCCTCCTAAAGTAAAGATTTTACGCGAACCTACTATTAATGAAACAAATGAAGTCATTACTCCCCTTATCCATGCTTTGGAGCAGCTGCTTTATGTAAATAATGAACTCCGCCCTTTTAGGATCAACGAGGAAAATCTAGACAAGGCTCCCGCACCCAATCCCTTTTTAAACAGGCTAATCGCGACTACAAGGGAAGAAAGCCTGGAAGCTATGCGGGCAATTCCCGACTTATGCTCGCAACTGAAAAAGGTATTAAAATCGCTAGGTGTGCTGACTAAGGAGTGGCAGAAAATGTTGGCGTATTTTGAGGGACTCAAATACGAATACGACTCGCATCCCGACAAACAGACGTTCCCAATTTTTATGAAAATACTCATAGAAGCTTTTACTTGCAAAGCTCCTTTCTTTTCTAATACAACCAGGCCCCCTAATACAAAGGAAAAACAGCAAGCAGCTTTATTCATTGCAATTTCTTCCACAACCTGTAAGCCAACTTGGGGAGAAGTCATAAGCAGAGCTCTTAGCAAACTCTATAGTAGTACTAATGAAGGAAGCAATCAGCTCCTTACCTGGGTCCAGGAGTTTAAAGAAAAAGAGCTAATGCTTCTGCAAGATGGAGAGGTTAAAGAGTATGCACATATAGGTCAGAAAAAAGGCCCTGAGTACACATCAGCGATAGAAAGCGCTCTAAAAAATGAAGCAACAGAAAAAGTACAATGGCATATTATCAACACTATGAAATGCTTCTATGGAAAACGTTTCGGTCTGATGGTAGAACACCTACAAGACACGTTTCGGTCTCTAACTTTACGTCAAACCACTGTAGAGACAAACGAAGGAAAAGAAGAAAGTACTCACCTAGCTACCCTTTTCCTAAGTAGGTATCTAGACAACCCTGGGAAGCTTGTGGATAGCGTCTTTCAAGCGTTGCAAAAAGCTAATCCGCAAACAAAAAACATAGTTCGCGATTTCGCCCTAGATGTATTAGCTGAAATCATAGGACTCCCCGAAACTACCGCGCATACCGAGGTTTTTTCCACACTCTTAATGGACCAAGATACTTATGAGCCTAACAAAGCTTGTGTAGTCTATTTACTCTATGTCCTAGGTATTATCCAGCCATAA
- a CDS encoding Rne/Rng family ribonuclease, protein MENEILLNIESKEIRYAHLKNGQLFDLIIERKKVRQLKGNIYRGRVTNILRNIQSAFINIDERENGFIHISDILENSKKFEQMFDMDLDTLPEETSESALLSEEAPIEEFLKLDSPVLVQVVKEPIGSKGARLTSNISIPGRYLVLLPNSPHRGVSRKIEDPHMREQLKQLIRSFEMPQDMGLICRTASTTASTEALINEAHDLLLTWKTILEKFYSTEQPCLLYSETDILKKAVITCIDKNYKRLLIDDYATYQKCKRMLKKYSPDASIKIEYYRDSIPMFERFNIEKEIDKATRRKIWLSSGGYLFFDKTEAMHTIDVNSGRSTQLESGVEETLVQINLEAAEEIARQMRLRNVGGLVIIDFIDMKSRKNQRRVLERLKEHMKYDAARCTILSMSEFGLVEMTRQRNRESLMQTLFTICPYCCGNAIIKTPESVVIEIERDLKKVINHKEHSHLCLVVHPEIANYMKQENDDDEMINLAKQLKAKLQINTSDSLHLNHYQFFSLITGESIDL, encoded by the coding sequence ATGGAAAATGAAATTTTACTTAACATAGAATCAAAAGAAATTCGTTACGCCCATCTGAAAAACGGTCAACTCTTTGACCTAATTATAGAGAGAAAAAAAGTTCGACAACTTAAAGGGAATATTTACCGAGGTCGTGTTACGAACATTCTGAGAAATATTCAGTCTGCGTTTATTAACATTGATGAGAGAGAGAACGGTTTCATTCACATCTCAGATATTTTAGAGAACTCGAAGAAGTTTGAACAGATGTTCGATATGGATTTAGACACTCTTCCTGAAGAAACTTCTGAATCGGCTCTTCTTTCTGAAGAAGCTCCCATCGAAGAGTTTCTCAAATTAGACAGCCCTGTTTTGGTTCAGGTAGTGAAAGAGCCTATTGGGAGTAAGGGAGCACGTTTAACTTCAAACATCTCAATTCCAGGACGTTATTTGGTACTGCTACCAAACTCTCCTCACCGCGGGGTTTCTCGCAAAATTGAAGATCCCCATATGAGAGAGCAGTTAAAGCAACTCATTCGTTCTTTTGAAATGCCTCAAGATATGGGATTAATTTGCCGTACAGCAAGCACTACAGCCTCTACTGAAGCTCTCATTAATGAGGCTCATGACCTACTGCTGACCTGGAAAACAATTTTAGAAAAATTCTATTCTACAGAACAGCCCTGTTTGCTCTATTCAGAAACGGACATACTAAAAAAAGCTGTAATTACCTGTATTGACAAAAACTACAAGCGGCTCCTGATTGACGACTATGCCACGTATCAAAAGTGCAAGCGTATGTTAAAAAAATACTCTCCAGATGCTTCCATCAAAATAGAGTATTATCGGGATTCTATTCCGATGTTTGAGCGTTTCAACATAGAGAAAGAAATTGATAAGGCGACAAGAAGGAAAATTTGGCTTTCAAGCGGTGGTTACTTGTTTTTTGACAAAACAGAGGCTATGCACACTATCGACGTAAATTCAGGAAGAAGCACGCAATTAGAAAGTGGCGTAGAAGAAACCCTAGTTCAAATCAACCTAGAGGCAGCTGAAGAAATTGCTAGACAGATGCGTTTACGTAATGTGGGCGGATTAGTCATTATTGACTTTATCGACATGAAATCTCGTAAGAATCAGCGACGTGTTCTGGAACGATTGAAAGAACACATGAAATACGATGCGGCTCGCTGCACTATTTTAAGCATGAGCGAGTTCGGACTTGTTGAGATGACCAGACAAAGAAACCGGGAATCTCTAATGCAAACATTATTCACTATATGTCCATACTGCTGTGGCAATGCCATCATTAAAACACCTGAAAGTGTTGTAATTGAGATTGAAAGGGATTTGAAAAAGGTTATTAATCACAAAGAACACTCTCATCTTTGTCTTGTTGTGCATCCAGAAATTGCTAACTATATGAAACAAGAAAATGATGACGACGAAATGATAAACTTAGCTAAGCAACTAAAAGCTAAACTTCAGATCAATACATCAGACTCACTTCATTTAAATCACTATCAATTTTTCTCGCTCATTACAGGGGAAAGTATAGATTTATAG
- the lpxB gene encoding lipid-A-disaccharide synthase has translation MLPSDLVYLLYPLGFFGSLFFGIAFSIQWWLSEKRQRVYAPRSFWILSSIGAFLMIVHGTIQSQFPVILLHVINLVIYLRNLNITSSRPISFQATLVLMALSVLLVTLPFLYTNIEWMASPNILNLPLPPAQLRWHLIGCLGLAIFSGRFLIQWFYVELNNTKGFPVIFWKIGLLGGVLAFIYFIRIGDPINILSYGCGLFPSIANLCLFYKEQRLNPYSNTHCFLSAGEASGDILGGKLIQSIKSLYPNMTFCGVGGPAMRQEGLEPVLNTEDFQVSGFVEVLGSLFKLFRNYRKILKAIIQQRPATLIFIDFPDFHFFLVRALRKRGYRGKIIHYVCPSIWAWRPKRKRILEKYLDVLLLILPFESGLFKNSSLETIYLGHPLVKEISDYKEETSWKERFLTSDRPIVAAFPGSRRSDIVRNLRIQIQAFLTSSLSQTHQLVVSSSSPKYDEIIQDTLKAEGCWPSQIVPANLRYELMRSCDCALAKCGTIVLETALNQTPTIVTCRLRPFDTFLGKYIFKILLPAYSLPNIIMNSIIFPEFVGGEKDFYPEEIAIALDLLNQHDTKEKQKEACRKLCKVMATGKIASEDFVKRIFNILPVR, from the coding sequence ATGCTCCCTTCTGACCTAGTTTATCTTCTTTATCCCCTAGGATTCTTTGGTAGTCTTTTTTTTGGGATTGCTTTCTCAATACAGTGGTGGCTAAGTGAAAAACGTCAACGTGTCTATGCTCCTCGAAGCTTTTGGATTCTCTCCTCAATAGGGGCATTTCTGATGATTGTCCACGGGACAATTCAAAGCCAATTTCCTGTTATTTTACTTCATGTCATTAACTTGGTTATCTACCTCAGAAACTTAAATATCACTTCCTCTCGACCCATTTCCTTTCAAGCAACGTTGGTTCTTATGGCCTTGAGTGTGTTATTAGTGACGCTCCCTTTTCTCTATACTAACATAGAATGGATGGCATCCCCTAATATCCTAAACCTTCCTCTTCCTCCTGCACAACTTCGTTGGCATCTTATAGGATGTTTAGGTCTTGCTATTTTTTCAGGTCGTTTTCTAATTCAATGGTTCTACGTAGAGTTGAATAACACCAAGGGTTTCCCAGTAATATTTTGGAAAATTGGACTTCTTGGGGGGGTGCTGGCTTTCATTTACTTCATTCGAATCGGAGATCCTATAAACATTCTGAGCTACGGTTGTGGATTATTCCCATCGATTGCAAATTTATGCCTCTTTTACAAGGAACAACGTTTGAATCCCTATTCAAATACGCATTGCTTTCTCTCTGCTGGGGAAGCTAGCGGCGACATTCTGGGGGGCAAGTTAATCCAATCGATAAAGTCTCTCTATCCTAACATGACATTTTGTGGTGTTGGAGGTCCTGCGATGCGACAAGAAGGTCTCGAACCCGTCCTAAATACGGAGGATTTTCAAGTTTCGGGGTTTGTTGAAGTTTTGGGATCACTATTTAAATTATTTAGAAATTACCGAAAAATCCTAAAAGCCATAATCCAACAAAGGCCAGCGACTCTTATCTTTATCGACTTCCCAGACTTTCACTTTTTCTTAGTTAGGGCGCTAAGAAAACGCGGGTATCGAGGAAAAATCATCCACTATGTTTGCCCGAGTATCTGGGCGTGGCGTCCTAAAAGAAAGCGCATACTAGAGAAATATCTTGATGTGCTCCTACTCATCCTCCCTTTCGAATCAGGCCTTTTCAAAAATTCATCTCTCGAGACCATCTATTTGGGACATCCCCTAGTTAAGGAGATTTCTGACTATAAAGAAGAGACTTCTTGGAAAGAGAGGTTCCTTACTTCTGACCGTCCTATTGTTGCTGCCTTTCCTGGAAGTCGTCGTAGTGACATTGTTAGAAATTTGCGGATCCAAATACAAGCTTTTCTAACTTCATCGTTATCTCAAACACATCAACTTGTAGTTTCCTCATCAAGCCCTAAGTACGACGAAATCATCCAAGACACTCTAAAAGCAGAAGGATGCTGGCCTAGCCAAATCGTACCAGCGAATCTCCGCTATGAGCTCATGAGAAGTTGCGATTGTGCACTAGCAAAATGTGGAACTATAGTCTTAGAGACTGCCTTAAATCAAACACCTACAATAGTAACTTGTCGACTTAGACCTTTTGATACTTTTTTAGGAAAATATATCTTTAAAATTCTTTTACCCGCATATTCTTTGCCTAATATCATTATGAACTCTATTATTTTTCCCGAATTCGTTGGAGGAGAAAAGGATTTTTACCCAGAAGAAATCGCTATCGCTTTAGATTTGCTAAACCAACATGACACTAAAGAAAAACAAAAGGAAGCCTGCCGCAAACTATGCAAAGTTATGGCAACAGGAAAAATAGCTTCCGAAGATTTTGTAAAAAGAATTTTTAATATACTCCCTGTTAGGTGA
- a CDS encoding polymorphic outer membrane protein middle domain-containing protein encodes MVAKKIVRFYRSSFSHSVIVAVLSAGISFQASSLYSSELDLGVFNKKLVKNPANVEEEQPSVNQLNLQNESEKFLYPTISLTEGSSGKSLDISDVNFLENFQHLVEETTVYTIDQQLVWSDLDTRAFFQPTSQLDTIDPVSKEVSSDSKEKSEATSRESSSTEIPLNSLKDPETSVAAGKDSGITTDISLKDPFHGLAFCYKNKPSQYLSPTDSSFQGIIFSGAGVNAGLSFANIKAAKSGAAVYSDKDIVFENFAKGLSFTSCESLEDGSAAGANILVTRSGDLTLTGCTSNLDLESSNLIKDFSRGGAVFNARNRGVQNASVDGNISILGNTGVLVVETNSSDKANGGAFACENFVYKNNENTALWKENRALSGGAISSGRDIDIQGNCSGVEFLENQSLISLGERIGLTDFVGGGALAVGGTFTLRNNTVVQYVKNTSNTHGGAILANVVDVNEAISEVSFKHNTAVLTGGALSANTTVLIANNFGDILFEENEVRKQGGAIYCGSRLNPTSEENTSKENISIIGNSGTVTFLKNKASVLEVMTQAEDYAGGGALWGRNVLLDSNSGNLEFAGNLGGSTFWIGEYVGGGAILSTDIVRISNNSGDIVFKGNKGQGLAQKYIASEETGTPETGAQSTDQDNSVHKACAYRDRSCGNIIEEELVAPLSEEVANPSVISSTDIRGGGAVLARHILITDNTGNLRFSNNLGGGEESSTVSDSAIVGGGALLSTSEAIIRNNQAVVFSDNTTSNGCDSGGAILAKKVDISHNGAIEFFSNGSGKFGGAVCALDESVNITDNSSLVFFSKNRTRLGGAGIAAPQGSVAIVGNQGSIEFKDNLVFGDSKDKRSYGGAVFAKISVNIQNNEGDVLFLDNSAGSSGGAIFVGSLVPSESNDAPTVTITGNTGNILFAKNSTQTASSSVTEELSGGGAIYTQNLKIAENQGTVSFYGNRASSGAGIQIKEGGTVCLEAFGGDISFEGNINFDGSFNAIHLCGKDSKILELSAVQSKNILFQDPITYQENSIRGLPAENTSPLDAPSLIFNAKPKDESEQHHEGTIRFSRGASKIPQVAAIQEGTLALSPNTELWLAGLKQEGGSSILLSAGSVLRIFDSSVDKSVSLPIENKEENLVSAGVQINMSSPTPDKIADTRVLADITSITIDLSSFAPEQDGTLPLPPEIVLPKGTTLNSTTIDLKIIDPTDVGYENHALLSSPKDISLIALKTAEGMSGTPTTDASLSNIKIDVSLPSITTATYGHTGVWSETKMEDGKLVVGWQPTGYKLNPEKQGTLVLNSLWSYYTDLRALRQEIFGHHTIAQRMELDFSTNIWGSGLGVVEDCQNTGDLDGFKHQLAGYCLGLDTQLVEDFLIGGCFAQLFGKTESQSYKAKNHLKSYMGAAYAGILAGSWLVKGAFVYSNINNDLTTDYGNLGSSTGSWVGKGFITGTSIDYRYIVNPRRFISAIVSTVVPFVEAEYIRMDLPEINEQGKEVRTFQKTRFENVAIPVGFALEHGYSRGSCSEVNGVQLSYVFDVYRKRPVSLVTLKDAAYSWRSYGVDIPSKAWKARFNNNTEWNSYLSTYLGFNYEWREGLTAYDFNGGIRIIF; translated from the coding sequence ATGGTAGCGAAAAAAATAGTACGATTTTATAGATCTTCATTTTCTCATTCCGTAATAGTAGCAGTATTGTCAGCAGGAATTTCTTTTCAAGCGAGCTCCTTATATAGTTCTGAACTGGATTTAGGTGTATTCAACAAGAAGTTGGTTAAAAATCCTGCTAATGTCGAAGAAGAACAACCATCTGTAAATCAGCTTAATTTACAAAACGAATCCGAGAAGTTTTTGTACCCTACAATATCTCTTACTGAAGGAAGTTCTGGAAAGAGTCTTGATATTTCGGATGTTAATTTTTTAGAGAATTTTCAACATCTTGTTGAAGAAACCACAGTATATACTATTGATCAACAACTTGTCTGGTCTGACTTAGATACAAGAGCTTTTTTTCAACCCACTTCTCAGCTTGATACAATCGATCCTGTGAGCAAGGAAGTATCCTCAGATAGTAAAGAGAAGAGCGAAGCTACTTCAAGAGAAAGTAGCTCTACAGAAATTCCATTGAATTCTCTTAAAGACCCCGAAACTTCGGTAGCAGCAGGAAAAGACTCTGGAATAACTACTGATATTTCCTTAAAAGATCCTTTTCATGGCTTAGCATTTTGTTATAAAAACAAACCATCTCAGTACCTCTCTCCAACTGATTCATCATTTCAAGGAATCATCTTTTCTGGTGCAGGGGTTAATGCAGGCCTAAGTTTTGCAAATATTAAAGCTGCTAAGTCTGGGGCTGCTGTCTATTCTGATAAAGATATTGTTTTTGAGAATTTTGCTAAAGGGTTGAGCTTTACATCTTGTGAGTCTTTAGAAGATGGCTCTGCCGCAGGTGCTAACATTCTTGTGACCCGTTCTGGTGATCTAACTTTAACTGGTTGTACAAGTAATTTAGACCTTGAATCTTCAAATTTGATTAAAGATTTTTCTCGAGGAGGAGCTGTTTTTAATGCTCGTAATCGTGGAGTTCAAAATGCCTCTGTAGATGGAAATATATCCATTTTAGGTAACACGGGAGTGCTTGTTGTGGAGACAAATAGCTCTGACAAGGCCAACGGAGGAGCTTTTGCTTGTGAAAATTTTGTTTATAAAAATAATGAAAACACTGCTTTGTGGAAGGAAAATCGGGCGTTGTCAGGAGGAGCAATATCCTCAGGAAGAGACATCGATATTCAAGGCAACTGTAGTGGTGTTGAATTTTTAGAAAACCAATCTCTAATTAGTCTTGGAGAACGTATAGGGCTTACAGATTTTGTGGGTGGAGGCGCCCTAGCAGTTGGAGGTACTTTTACTTTAAGAAATAATACAGTAGTTCAATATGTTAAAAATACTTCTAACACACACGGTGGAGCGATTTTAGCAAATGTTGTTGATGTGAACGAAGCAATTAGTGAGGTTTCCTTTAAACATAACACAGCCGTCCTAACTGGAGGTGCCTTAAGTGCAAATACGACGGTTTTAATTGCAAATAATTTTGGTGATATTCTTTTTGAAGAGAACGAAGTTAGGAAACAGGGAGGGGCTATTTATTGTGGATCTCGATTAAATCCTACATCGGAAGAAAATACTTCTAAAGAGAATATTAGTATTATTGGGAATTCTGGGACTGTAACTTTCCTAAAAAATAAAGCATCTGTTTTAGAGGTCATGACACAAGCAGAAGATTATGCTGGTGGAGGAGCTTTATGGGGTCGTAATGTTCTTCTAGATTCCAATAGCGGGAATCTAGAATTTGCAGGAAATTTAGGTGGAAGTACCTTCTGGATAGGGGAATATGTTGGCGGGGGCGCTATCCTTTCTACCGATATAGTAAGGATTTCTAATAACTCTGGAGATATTGTTTTTAAAGGAAATAAAGGTCAAGGTCTTGCTCAAAAATATATAGCTTCTGAAGAAACAGGGACCCCAGAAACAGGTGCGCAATCTACAGATCAAGACAATAGTGTCCATAAGGCTTGTGCTTATAGAGATCGTTCTTGTGGTAATATTATTGAAGAGGAGTTAGTAGCTCCTTTGTCAGAAGAAGTTGCAAACCCAAGCGTGATCTCCTCAACGGATATTCGTGGAGGAGGAGCCGTTCTAGCTAGACATATCTTAATTACAGATAATACAGGAAATCTTAGGTTCTCTAATAACCTTGGTGGTGGTGAAGAGTCTTCTACTGTTAGCGATTCAGCTATTGTAGGAGGTGGTGCTTTGCTTTCTACTAGCGAAGCTATCATTCGAAATAATCAAGCCGTTGTGTTTTCTGATAACACAACCTCAAATGGTTGTGATTCAGGAGGAGCTATCTTAGCTAAAAAAGTAGATATCTCCCATAACGGGGCCATTGAATTTTTCTCTAATGGTTCTGGGAAATTCGGTGGTGCCGTTTGTGCTTTAGACGAATCAGTAAACATTACAGACAATAGTTCTTTAGTATTTTTCTCTAAAAATAGAACACGTCTTGGTGGTGCTGGAATTGCTGCTCCTCAAGGCTCTGTAGCGATTGTTGGGAATCAGGGAAGCATAGAATTCAAAGATAACCTTGTTTTTGGTGACTCTAAAGATAAAAGATCATACGGAGGAGCCGTTTTTGCGAAGATTTCTGTAAATATTCAGAATAATGAAGGGGATGTCCTATTTTTAGACAATTCTGCGGGATCCTCTGGAGGAGCTATTTTTGTAGGATCTTTGGTTCCTTCTGAGAGCAATGATGCACCGACAGTTACGATTACAGGCAACACAGGGAATATTCTATTTGCTAAAAATAGCACTCAAACTGCCAGTTCTTCAGTAACAGAAGAGTTGTCTGGAGGAGGAGCCATCTATACACAAAACCTCAAAATAGCAGAGAATCAAGGCACTGTTTCTTTCTATGGGAACAGAGCTTCTAGTGGTGCTGGTATCCAAATTAAAGAGGGCGGAACTGTTTGTTTAGAGGCTTTTGGTGGTGATATCTCGTTTGAAGGGAATATAAATTTTGATGGGAGTTTTAATGCCATCCACTTATGTGGGAAAGATTCAAAAATACTAGAGCTTTCTGCTGTTCAAAGTAAAAACATTCTTTTCCAAGATCCAATTACCTATCAAGAGAATTCAATTCGGGGTTTGCCAGCTGAAAATACAAGTCCTTTAGACGCCCCCTCACTAATCTTTAATGCTAAGCCAAAAGATGAAAGTGAACAGCATCATGAGGGTACGATACGGTTTTCTCGTGGAGCGTCTAAGATTCCTCAAGTTGCTGCTATACAAGAGGGGACCTTGGCTTTATCTCCAAACACAGAGCTTTGGTTGGCAGGACTGAAGCAGGAAGGAGGAAGCTCTATTTTATTATCCGCAGGTTCTGTCCTCCGTATTTTTGATTCTTCAGTTGATAAAAGTGTTTCTCTTCCTATAGAAAATAAAGAGGAGAATCTTGTTTCTGCAGGAGTTCAAATTAATATGAGCTCTCCTACACCCGATAAAATTGCAGATACTAGAGTACTTGCCGATATCACAAGTATTACTATAGATTTGTCTTCGTTTGCTCCTGAACAAGATGGAACTCTTCCTCTTCCTCCTGAAATTGTCCTTCCTAAGGGAACAACACTAAATTCTACGACAATAGATCTTAAGATTATAGATCCTACCGATGTGGGATATGAAAATCATGCTCTTTTAAGTTCGCCTAAAGATATTTCTTTAATTGCTCTTAAGACAGCAGAAGGAATGTCAGGAACTCCTACAACGGATGCTTCTCTATCTAATATAAAAATTGATGTTTCTCTACCCTCAATCACAACTGCAACGTATGGTCACACAGGGGTTTGGTCTGAAACTAAAATGGAAGACGGAAAACTTGTGGTGGGTTGGCAACCTACTGGATATAAGTTAAATCCTGAAAAGCAAGGGACTTTAGTTTTAAATAGTCTTTGGAGCTATTATACAGATCTTCGAGCTCTTAGACAGGAGATCTTTGGACATCATACGATCGCTCAAAGAATGGAGTTGGATTTCTCGACAAACATCTGGGGATCTGGGTTAGGTGTTGTTGAAGATTGTCAAAATACTGGAGATCTTGATGGATTCAAACATCAGCTCGCAGGTTATTGCTTAGGTTTGGATACACAGCTTGTTGAAGACTTCTTAATTGGAGGATGTTTTGCACAGTTGTTTGGTAAAACTGAAAGCCAATCCTACAAAGCTAAAAATCATCTTAAGAGTTATATGGGTGCTGCCTACGCAGGGATTTTAGCAGGTTCTTGGTTGGTAAAAGGAGCTTTTGTTTATAGTAACATAAACAACGATTTGACTACAGATTATGGTAATTTGGGGAGTTCAACAGGCTCTTGGGTAGGAAAAGGATTTATTACAGGTACGAGCATTGATTATCGCTATATTGTAAATCCTCGTCGGTTTATATCAGCAATCGTATCTACAGTAGTTCCTTTTGTGGAAGCAGAGTATATCCGCATGGATCTGCCAGAGATCAACGAACAAGGTAAAGAAGTCAGAACTTTCCAAAAAACTCGCTTTGAGAATGTAGCCATTCCTGTAGGCTTTGCTTTAGAACATGGATATTCGCGTGGATCATGTTCCGAAGTGAATGGCGTACAGCTTTCTTACGTATTTGATGTGTATCGTAAAAGGCCTGTGTCTTTGGTTACACTAAAGGATGCAGCTTATTCTTGGAGAAGTTATGGAGTAGATATTCCTTCTAAAGCTTGGAAAGCTCGCTTTAATAATAATACTGAGTGGAATTCATATTTAAGTACTTATTTAGGATTTAATTATGAATGGAGAGAGGGTCTAACAGCTTATGATTTCAATGGCGGTATCCGCATTATTTTCTAA
- the rpmF gene encoding 50S ribosomal protein L32, with protein MAVPRNRHSNARKNIRRSHDAKKVCYAAKCSNCKHAVLPHTICSSCGFYNGKAVMTVEKK; from the coding sequence ATGGCGGTACCACGCAATCGACATAGTAATGCAAGAAAAAATATTCGAAGAAGTCACGATGCTAAGAAAGTTTGTTACGCAGCGAAGTGTAGTAATTGTAAGCATGCGGTTCTTCCTCACACTATATGTTCTTCTTGTGGCTTTTATAACGGTAAAGCCGTTATGACTGTAGAAAAGAAATAA